One Pseudomonadota bacterium DNA segment encodes these proteins:
- a CDS encoding tetratricopeptide repeat protein, with protein MRTVHFTFIIPPGLAQDGLRVIAEQIVESLRAGALDVRASLVLEEGEVVGLSLSGEYEMAAIASERVRKTLRAHRVTFREEQVSTADDGETTARSLLDDLTRRQTAGSEAGDAEEEALEDEYEEYDLEELTRADYGQYPLTPPHARPKNDRDDEHDALLRSARERLLDTGESGVPRRRSETVEERRKLAFIRGFKSGKAFYRMGLHEDAERNLQAALKLNRAHPELHFYLGLVSDSLGKSEQAERHLRRSIALDPDVGSNHFYLGNMLQKQGRLEKAVVEYKRAVEHDPDVAIIYNNLAWVYYQMSDYDRALRAFETSISMDPDLPFPHNALPACTRRWVRFPMRSPHFEKPSSSTPATPPPT; from the coding sequence TTGAGAACCGTCCACTTCACGTTCATCATTCCACCTGGCCTCGCGCAGGACGGCCTTCGCGTCATTGCGGAGCAGATCGTTGAGTCGCTCCGCGCAGGCGCCCTCGACGTGCGTGCCTCCCTCGTGCTCGAGGAGGGCGAAGTTGTCGGGCTCTCGCTCAGCGGCGAGTACGAGATGGCGGCCATCGCGAGCGAGCGGGTGCGCAAGACGCTGCGCGCGCATCGTGTCACCTTTCGTGAGGAGCAGGTCTCCACTGCCGATGACGGCGAGACCACCGCGCGCTCCCTCCTCGACGATCTCACGCGCCGCCAGACCGCTGGTTCCGAGGCTGGAGACGCCGAGGAAGAGGCCTTGGAAGATGAGTACGAGGAGTACGATCTCGAAGAGCTCACGCGCGCAGATTATGGTCAGTATCCCCTCACACCACCTCACGCTCGGCCGAAGAATGATCGCGATGATGAGCACGATGCGCTGCTGCGCTCCGCTCGCGAGCGTCTTCTCGACACCGGTGAGTCCGGGGTTCCTCGCCGACGAAGCGAGACGGTGGAAGAGCGTCGCAAGCTGGCGTTCATCCGGGGGTTCAAGAGCGGCAAGGCGTTCTATCGCATGGGCCTTCACGAAGATGCAGAGCGCAACCTCCAGGCGGCGCTAAAGCTGAACCGCGCGCACCCGGAGCTACACTTCTACCTGGGGCTCGTGAGCGACAGCCTGGGCAAGTCAGAACAGGCCGAGCGTCATCTGCGCCGGTCCATTGCGCTCGATCCGGATGTGGGGTCCAATCACTTCTATCTCGGCAACATGCTGCAGAAGCAGGGCCGTCTCGAGAAGGCCGTGGTCGAGTACAAGCGCGCCGTCGAGCACGATCCCGACGTGGCCATCATCTACAACAATCTCGCCTGGGTGTACTACCAGATGAGCGACTATGATCGGGCGCTGCGTGCGTTCGAGACCTCCATCTCGATGGACCCCGATCTGCCGTTTCCGCACAATGCATTGCCTG